aattataaaaatacatttatttatgagtaatgtattagctataaggatgtcactcgcaaacacaattataaattatttgttagcatagggtgcggtcagagtgcattaagatgcctcatataaattatgatttttattgattctactgctctcctctaactaaataattattttctggatattttaaggttggtaggtataacgaattagggcgttaagacacattaaataatcacttacttaaattttataaataaaaataatggaggtaaatattaatcagttttttttaattaactaaaaactaaagacataaatcttcttggttaaacaagtcgattaaaattattttatattacacaaaaatcaggggggcggcccgctgacggtatctggtcatgaaaggtactaactaagtatagcatcagtacaaaatggaatgtatatcaaccgtttttgctcagcactatgcactattttaattaagcatttaaataattaggaattaagcagacaaactaaacgacatgagtttgggtatgagttggcgtttgttttaaatttcgtattaagagaaaaaaataagcaggatagtgcaaaaattacattacattcagattcattcgggtattcactatgttcatccttacaattttgtacttttaattcgacattaggggaaaatagttacccttcgtacacttttcagattttatttttttacgatgtgattaattgtcgtatttacctagtttatgtgcttaagtgtaacaaatatattatagtttgttacaaaaaagtaaaaaattcttatgacaaaaggttaaagggttgtaggcttttttctacagaaaataattgtacgaatgtaccccacgtattggtatggtaggggtacgttcgtacagtaaatgcggtaaattcgtacgccatggggcagattcatacagggtaattaaaaagccaattaaaatcgttcaatttttattaattattacaaaaatatttatttatcaaaaaactaacttaataatatgtgacttgactaacagtcgataaatcttgaaaagtaaaaattaacaattgcatcccacgacactcgcgccccacccttatgctaacttgtctatgtgtgcgtagacgattcgcgaaattataagactcggctcgaaataaaaactgacgtgctcccaccttgagatctggggagggactgaaaatttattgacagcgatgtcgaataataagtcaaaaccgtcaaatgattttctccatactaaaaagtatggacgacgaatgccaaaaagtaagcaatatttaaataaaaattactataatattatgtaatataatagaaatttaacacggtgaacttattatttgcacttttgtgtccccatttaaccaaaaatacatgtataaactagcagctaaatagcttaaaaaacgttaatagaaaaggtcgatttcagtgtttggagtgatgttgacgatgaatttactgagttattaatacaaattttataaatatcatgcggtgaaacttgagatctatctattaagatactgaatgttttttttcatccataatcaatgctccagttttaagatatttcgaaaatagtaagcgctatttaggcgttccgcaaggactgtcctcttaatccAAAGTGTAAATGAATTGAAATGAAGTTATTTAGTATAACtttactttgtattattatgttcttCAAAACCATAAGCTAAactgtattgtttatattatgattacttTCTTAGAGAAAGCAGAATTCAAAGTTTAATTTGACCTCATAAGTGTTAAAGAATGAATGTCCTTATTACTTTTTTCTCACAATACAGGTCCATTATAGCACCGGCTAACTGAAAATGTAATTTAGGCTCTTGAAAAACAATAAGGTGAATAAGATTTGAATAATGCTTTAGTTAAGATAATATGatgataatttaattcgaattaTGACTATGATTTCAAAGATGATAGTTATATTGAAGTCGTAATTCGAGTCAAATGAAGTCTTTCTAAAAAAACATTGCTGCTGTTTCTatctttttattcaattatgcatatttttatcttatgtaTTGATGCAGCAATGATGAATAGATACAATAGGTATTAAAGAATGATTGAATTTCAATAGCAGAAACTCCCCCATAGTTTCTATCTTCTTTTAACCTCATTCACAAGAtagagacatattttttttcacccCGATAACAGAACCAGAACAAttataactcattaaattcctcagtaaacaatatttactacatttaagtataaaaagtaattatgattaataattaaattaacattctgGGAAATGCTCAAACACACcggatataaaacaaatacgatTATAgggttgtttatttttaataaagatgtttttttgttCGCTATCAtcgtaaacaatattaatacatacatacatattaatattacttagaaATGTTACGCTCGTGTGGATATTTGACATTGATATAGAGATTGATACAAATAACTAAGAATACGTTCATCTCCCAAGATAATAATGAACTTGTTTAATATGATAACCATGTAAGCTATGCTCATGCTGAACTCATAAGCAGTTAGTGATTTGCGTAAAAAGAtgcataaagaaaaaaacatctttaattgaatattcaatttttgCTTATAACATTGAAATGTGTTGATTATATagtattaagaatataattatataacacaagtatatgtattttgtttagtaATAGCTCTAACTAGGGCTTTTGATGAGTttgagtataattattaaataatatcaaatcaaagaCGTTTATAGAATATTTGCGCCGTTTGATCATGTATTTACCGAAGCTCTGGTGTTTTACATTGTTTCTCTACAAGAGACGAGGCCAAGGTGTCAACGCTAATAGCATCGCACACGAAGGCTTGTCTACGTCTGGCAATCAGTGTCAGTCCACTAGATCCTTTGAAGTCTAATTCCAGAAGGATCAATAAGACCGACGCGAAGaccctttttattattatcattaattaacCGCGTTTTTCCTGCTCATATTTtaactttcataaatatatgtactttacaCTTTTCAATTACATTAAAGGACTAGTCTTTATTGGATAAGCCTGACTAATCTTcctaatttttatgtataagaatgtttgtattttacaaCTTCACGTTAGTTTTTTGTTGTcgtgtataaaaatgtttttttttttaattctctaaatcgtaaaaaatataatatttaatttcaataagaaCTTGTTTCACACCTCACTCGTGAAATTCTGAAAGCCCACTTACAGTTATAtgctatttatatgtaaatataatattacataatatcaatttctgacattttacgatagttatcgttttttaatttttaaatgtttcgtcAAATTTATTACTACGTAAaagatatatagaataaaatactatataaaaattaatattgagaGCTTTTACTATGAACCCTGTATCTTACCTTGGGATAGGAGGAAATACACACAAACGAAAACAGCCAGACTACAATAAATACGCTTAAGTATAATAGACATAACGATTGTAAGAGGtacacagcaatacttagcattgtcttccggtttgaagggtgagtgagccattttAATAACcagtacaagggatataacttcTTAGTTACCACGCTTGATGGCGAATTGCcgaaggaattgttaatatttcttagagtcaATTTATGGATACTGGTGGTCTTTCTATTCATGGACTCCATTGGCCCATTTTTCCATCCAGTTTccttttataaatcataaagtaATATGCAAAAATCATTGTAATGTAAATAGTAGACAAGAAATCATTCACTAccgatttttattgttttaacatttaGTTTTCATTTTTCTTGTATTATCAAGACTTAAAATGTGAAATCCTACTATAACTGATAAACTGCATGTAAGTATATCGGTACAGACATAACGCTGGGGGTCAACCCGCTCTACAATACAGTCGTTAATTCGCCATTTGCTGGTCTCTATTCTGTAAGCCGAAAGTGTATTCgacaaaaatagaaataaaacttggcttaataaccaaaaaaaaaatcagaaaagATTCATCATAAAATCAGATTCAGAGACTCATCATAAAATCAGAACATTACGAAAAGTCCttggtacaataataataaaatcgtttattttctcattttacGTCTTCTTTTTTGGCACCTAATTTGTCAATACAATCAAAGAGATTTTTCATAGAAATCActtgttttactttatattattgacGAGCTTtacatagtaataaaaatttatatttaaagtattagaCATTAATGTGctcaataataaaaactttaaacacctatcatatttttaatatttgtcttgaataaaaattataaattttaactaataataatatttgacacttactactttttcaaattaatttgtacagAAAAACAACTTTTGTTGCTACAACGTTATCTATGTTTTGTGTTGCATGATTgtgaaatataaagaaataatattcagtTTTCAATCGTTTCAAACTGAGAACCATTCGACATAATATCGTTTACGATGAGAATAGTGTACTATATGAGTCAActacttgttattattatatataacgacTTAGGACACATAGAGCTTCAGTTGACGTACGACTTCAGGGGAGTTTGGacttatagatttaaaaaaatatatatttaaaaatgatctgGAAGACAGTTTTGCTCGCCCTTTTCGCTGTCGGTAAGTTTCTaagtttaaaaagttattttaattgtattgtatgtataacaCCTTGGCGTAGTTTGTTCTCCATGCatgaataatttactaaataatatacaattatttcagttactctttatgttttttatatcatcTCGTTATTATTGAACATTACTTATCATACTTTTAATGACAGATTAATCTTACTAaactatacttaatttaaatacgaaCAATACGTGCATTTTTTACACAACTTTCCACATTGGTTGACATTTATGGTCACAGCTTTGTAGAGTTGTAGCGTGAAGTTATAACGAAAAAAGGAACCAAATTAAATCGAACATCTAGTTCTGGAAAGTAAAATTAACTATTCAGACTACTACACAATTTCATAGTATAccctagttttttaaatatcgtcatataatataaaagtcgcTATCGTTTCTTATTTTGCATTAACATAtccatcaaattataaaataatgaaaatataatataaagtttttcatataatttttgtcttaagaaagtttataatttttaaaaataaaaatacaaaattaattgttttaaaagtcagtaaataatatcattttatgataataaaattaaacttaaacaacGAATTCACACTGATGATATTGAAGATGATAATGAAGCTGTAGCTCCCGCACTGGATAAACTGTATTTCAGGAGCCAGGCAAGGAGAATAGGCCGTGATATTCACTTGTTTCATATCCTAAACGACACAATGATTCACGCGTTGCATGTGGTCCGCGTCCCCTCTTCCTGTGCAACACATCATGCTATTTACCAATTCATCTCGTCAAAAGGACCGCTAATATACTTCGAATGGGTTAAACAGACTCTTTTACGACGGTTTCCTCGATCCTTTGACCATTAACCTTTTGATTTCATTAACTATACAGACATTCTTTAACAAATTTTAGCACTCAACTCTCGATCCGATTATTCTTACAGAACAGATCCATAGTCATGTTATTGTTGTCACGTAAATAATTCCTTATGTTTAATTACCATAGACTAAATATTTAGCAAAACTAACTTTGTTTCAACAGCTTAATATCTAGCAAAATTACTATATAATCATGTTATATATCATCATCTTAATATCAATTACATATCAGATGTTGTATTATATTACACTTTAAAAACTGTTCCTAAATAATCTCGTGTATTCCCGATAGAATGTCGGTAATCATACACTGCacaattataagtatttcaataaaattattataaataagctaATGGGCGGCATTCATTGTAAcgacaatttaaatatctatgtaaagatttatttaacgACTCTTACACGATACACTAAATAAACcaacaatataaaatgataaaagctTTGTAATTGGAATaatattgtatcgaataatacaTCTTAGCTATATTATATGAGTATAAGATGTAGTTTTATTAGCTAGATTTGTACAAATCTTACTTTGCCAGAAGCATAGATACAGGTGACGTCAACGACTGTTGAAAGTACAcagaacaataaaaatcattaattataagatatattaacaaaataaaatcaaaaactaaGAATGATATAATTGGAACGcgtgtaaatatacatattttatggcCGTGCTGTTGATACTTCCCGAGGAGTTCCTTCATCTGAAACCAATCTTGGGTGTCGAATCAGTTCAAACTTatcataaaaatgcatttttatcgaaacctataaatataaaatatcaactcCGCAGAATAGGAAGAAGTGGTTTTCGTATTTTCAATTGAGCTTATAGTACTTTCCTTACGCAAAATAACAACTAACTAAATTGGcagttaaacaaaaatttttaattaaaagcgcatttattttacaaattataaattacagtaGAAcacataattacattacattaaaagcccgtaaatttcccacagctgggttaaggcctcctctccctttgaggaggtttggaacatattccaccacgctgctccaatgcgggaacacataattatattattaatattaactttacgaaatttaaatcgACACAAAGTGAAATTAACAGATATATACTTTATTGGTGGAGGCGAGAGCGTTGTTTGTAAAAGATAGTAATAATTGAGGTTATAAGGTTGTTCATATCGAATGCTAATAAAGATAAACTATTGTTGCTACAAAAATTACTGATAGGTAAATGACGATACggaaatttattgtaaacatattaatttcattattatatactttgtttaataataattgtctttgtaatgccttattttttttactggcagtaagacaaataaataaatatcgattaaagatttcaattttttcaaaaatctcATCGACTAGATCGATTAATCAGCTAAAACTAATACCTATAAGATTCTGAGTTTGTTTTATCCGAAGGACATATTTAAGAAGTACAAATacctatatttgttttatttttaggcgTTCTGGCTGAATACAAAGTCACCGAAGAACATCGCCAGCAGATGAAGGCAGGTCTTACATCACTCTGTAGGGGAAACGGTGCAGAAGACAAAGTAGACGAAGTAGAGGTATGACATAGCACTAGTTcttctttttcatttattattttttcgtccaatttttttttctaatacaaatatgtagtatttttttatattaggatcttgattattttactaaaatatataaaaccttaatttACCTAGTAACATATCTAACATAAAAAGGGtggctaatatttttataaggtaataaatattaaataaagatatagtgGTCTACGGTTAGGTATTTGCCTAAATGTACCTAATATAGGCAAAGACTTTAGGCTACTcagttcatttaaattattcaattaaaacatcGTTTAACACATTTAATATCGAGAGCTATAAGTATACGcagttaaaatacaaaaatgagaATTCATGTCTAGACATCTTCATACAAATATGCTTGTTATAGATAAAATACGAATCGATTCTGATAGATTTATTGAGGACTCGATCACCTTCAAAATTTTGGAACtcttaaattgttacaattttccgttaatttgtgttgtttttttacttatgatgtatcaaatactaaatttatttcaggCAAAAGTAACGAACTTTATTGATTGTGTTAAAGCTTTAATCAACGTCGAAACTATTAAAAAAGAGGTCGAAGAAGCGAAACCAAACGGTGCTTTAGACGAAGTATTCAAAAAGTaagttgaaaattataatttattttgttatgtttaaatacaCTATCGGTATCCgccttttatattataagctacTAAGGTACAGAGAATATTTGTCACAATTGTTTTGTTGTTCTATCCTAACATtatgataatgaaaatttataataattattcaggtATTGTGAGAAGTCTCCACAGTTGAAGACTTGCATTCACACTTTGACTAATGGCTTGTCGCCTTGCATGGGCTCAGGCATTCGGGAACATATCGGTATGGCTAACAACGGATCCGACCAGCTGATCGACTTCGTCTGTCACAAGGATGGCGACAGGATAGCTTGTAAGTATAAAGTTACAACACTACCGCCCAAAGGCCGCTGGAGATCATGctagttatattaatttcttagcTGATAATgaatatagaattaatattactatataacgGAATGAAGACTATATTATTGTGAGGACATCCATTATAATAGAGTGTCAAGGGATTACACTGGCAAACCCTCTGCTTAACTATAGAATGAcaacacaaaatattgtatgtacGATGtatggtaaaattaaaatatttccacCTACCCAGAGGAGTACACAAAGCTAACAGTAAATCTTTGAcgcctttatattattaattcttatgcaCACACACAGTGTTGATAAGTTTTTGatgattttgattgatatattgaacACTAATTGTGTATAACAGCATTATAAATGTGgagtgaataaatattttaaatctatttattttattaataatacataacaatatacataaaaacacgTTTGATGTTTAGTGTTCATCGCGGAGGGAGGTCCCGAGTGTATCCAAGAGAAGGTCAACGAAGTACGCGAGTGTTTTATGAAAGTTAAAGAAAACATACAAAACGTCGAAGAATTTAAGAAGATGACCTTATTGGTAAATAGTTACATCATTTATTATACTTCTTacacttttaattaaacaaatatatttgaaatagctTCACTTCCGGCCTGCCTAGATGTATGAAATATGGGATCAAATAAACATAGTGGGCATTACGTTAATTTTTGAGActaaaattgtttcatttaaggGTATTCTAGTGATGCtggaaatttagatttttttaaaggtgcgataaaaaaaacattcaattttttaaagttacgcATATTCTAtgcaaatgtaattttatacttacattttttaaatcatcgaTATATGCTCCATACATTGGGCCTTTCTCTACGTCAAAAAACGCAAATCCCGAACTTCATTCTTCTAAACGAGTTGTTTGGCCACCTTTGAAGCGCTATAAGCTCGTATTTTTGAGCGATGTATTAAAGCATATTCAGGGCTTAagctatgaaaatataaaacgtttttgaaaaactattttgattaatttgcaAGAAAATCTTTAgcatattaatagtaaaataactcCATCAGTACGTTTACAATGACGtaagttctttaaaaaaatgtcgtgTTTCAGGAAAAATGCAACAAATACGACGAGTTCTCTGCATGTGCTGTTAAAGCTTTGGAAGGTTGCAGTACGCCCACTCCCGGCAACATGGCGGAATCACTGTTCCGATTCGTCCGTAAAGGCACACCTTGCGCAAAAAAAGATGCATAAAGATGgtaaaaataacatatctaacaatttaattcaactaattaaacacaattatcATCGAATAAATAAGCACTACGATTGCTTttgtttattctatatataatatattgaataaaactattattaatatatacgaatTTCGGTTTCTAAACTATATCTTTAGAAGACAATGTGTTGTTTTAAATCCTACATCCATTAGATGTGATTTATAAACTAAGtctttttaagttaaaacaaatGGTGATTTTTTTGCTCTTCTtcgtattataaaatgaaaaaaaaatatatatatatatatatatattttaattttataatacgacgaaatatatatatatggatgaataaaaaaaaacaagttgtttaatcaaattataaataacaaaaatcgaTGTTTCATCCGGTTGATTGTCCATCACTGAAATGTGTGTCATTTAGTAGGATGAGTCAaaattatctgttttttttttaatattacaaataaacatataaacttcCTTTCCAGAACTGATTCGCGCCACTCATCTTTAGTTGAAAGCTGACAAGAACTGTCATTTATTAAGTGCCATTTAGAGAtcatgtaacaataaaaaattgaagTGATCAAgcgtttcatttaatttcattgtttgcTCTAGCCAAACTATCAAGTATCAATTTAAGTAAGGCTTTGATgaattttacagttattatgtTGGTAAGGAGAATTGTATTGTGTCCAAATTATTGTTCATCTCAAGACGAGGCGAAACATGTTTATGAACTTACAAACATAGACAACCTTCTAACACACAACAGATTAGAGCTATTACTCTATTAAGATCTCTACAATTCTCTAAGCGTTTTTTGTCTAAGTAAAATTGCCAAAAAGCTGTAGGGTAACGTTTAGGTTTTTAagaattagatataaaaaattgtacgaATGATCATTTTGATTACAagtgttttaatgaataattatattttggatattttttccataaatatttaatatacaatacaactACTAGcactatttaaaaatgatatcaatataatttttttcactagTGCAGTATTGacccattttaaaaatttaagtttttttatttattaaaatttaatttaatcattttacataaaggtttaaatgaataattctgTTACTTTTAATGTGATACAgttaaaagacaaaatatttatttaaatagatatatttgcttgaattttttgtttgataGCAAGTTTCTTATCATAGATATTAATATACTGTGTAGGATGTAGTATTTCCGAATTGTCAAGTGTTAGCAAAATAGACATTGGgtggacaaaataaaaaatattttcaaacaatacaataattcgAGAAAAACTAAATGATTATTCAAAAACTGTTGACGTGAAGGGCAAAGGGCATACGAAATGATAGTAAGATAACATTAAACCACCATTTTAATGAAGCAACATACAATATTCATCACAACATAGCTCTAATAACTACACTCACTTTCCTCGCACTACTTTACCACAGAACAGAGAATACAGATGTGCCATACAGACAACTAA
The window above is part of the Vanessa tameamea isolate UH-Manoa-2023 chromosome 6, ilVanTame1 primary haplotype, whole genome shotgun sequence genome. Proteins encoded here:
- the LOC113396422 gene encoding 27 kDa hemolymph protein-like, with the protein product MIWKTVLLALFAVGVLAEYKVTEEHRQQMKAGLTSLCRGNGAEDKVDEVEAKVTNFIDCVKALINVETIKKEVEEAKPNGALDEVFKKYCEKSPQLKTCIHTLTNGLSPCMGSGIREHIGMANNGSDQLIDFVCHKDGDRIALFIAEGGPECIQEKVNEVRECFMKVKENIQNVEEFKKMTLLEKCNKYDEFSACAVKALEGCSTPTPGNMAESLFRFVRKGTPCAKKDA